TGACCAGCCCGCCCATACCGGCAAAGAGGATCGGGGTCGTCATCCGGATGGACATCAGGAGGCCGGTCACCCAGATCGTCTGGTTAATGTCCATGGCCAACCCTCCGGGCGCCCGCGTTCTGGAGGACCCTTGAGGCGAAGGTCCCACCGACGATGAACAGGATGATCAGCCCCTGGATCACGCTGACCAGAGGGAAGGGGACCCCGAGGTCCCGCTGCATCGACCCGGCCCCGACCCGGATGACGGCGAAGAGGAGCGCGGCCAGGACCACCCCGAGGGGCTTCTCGCCGCCCAGCACGGCCACACCGATGGCGTCAAAGCCGTACCCGGGCGAAAACCCAGGGGTCAATCGGTACAGCGTACCCATGAGTTCCACCGCGCCGCCGACCCCGGCCATCCCTCCGGAGATGAACATCGACGCCAGGGCCAGGGTCTTGACGTTCATCCCGGCGAACCGGGCGGCCTCGGGGTTGAGCCCGACCGCCCGCAACTTGTAACCGAACGAGCTCCGCCAAAGGACCAGGTAGACCAGGATAGCCGCGGCGATGGCCAGGATGAACCCGACGTGGAGCCTGGTCCCGGGGAGGATCACCGGCAACTTGAGCCCGGCGGCGATCGGTTGGGTTTGGGACACCAAGGCGCTGGGGTCGTGCAGCGGCCCGGCGATCAGATTGTCGACAAAGAGGGCGGCGATGTAGGTCAGCATGATGGTATTGATGATCTCGCTCGAACCGCGGGTGACCATCAGCACCCCGGCGATCGAAGCCCAGATGGCCCCGAAAAGAAAGGCCACCCCAATGGACACGATGACGTGGAGGACCGGGGGCAGGTGGAGCATCGTGCCGACCAGGATTCCGCCCAGGGCCCCGACGTAGAACTGGCCCTCCATCCCGGTGTTGAAGATGCCGGTGCGGAAGGCGAAGACGAAGCTCAGGGCACAGAAAGTCAGGGGGATGAACCGGGTCAGGGTTTCCCCGAAGCCATAAAGGTTCCCCAGTGCCCCGCGGACCAAGGAGTAGTACGCGAGGAGCGGGTTGATCCCGGCAATGGCGATCAGGACGGCCCCCACCAACAGGGCTCCGAGCGTGCTCAGGATGGGCAGAGCCGCCAGGACGAGCGGGATGCCACCCTTGAGGCCCGGGGCCGACCGATCGGGGCCGGTGAGCCCGGCCCGCAGCATGTTCAGACTACCCTTGGTCACGAAAAGGCCCTCCAAGTCCACGGCCTCGACGGCGGCCCCCGCGGACGTCCGGGCCGAAGCCCCGGACGCCGCGGGCGCTCGCTGGGTCAGGGGGGGATGAGATTACTTGTCCAGCGTGGGCTTGGTGACCTTGCCGTCGATCAGGTCCTGCCGGACCTTGGCGACCTTGTCTTTGATGTCCTTGGACAGCTTGGAGTCGAAGTTGTGATAGGGGGTGAGGTCTTCGACGCCGGACTTGACGCCCATCACGTAGACCTTGCCCTCGAAGGTCTTCTTGACGTACATCTCAACCAGGTTCCGGAGCATCGCCCCGGAGGACGAGATGGCGCTGGTCACAATGGTGTCCGGGGCGACCTGCCAGAGGTCGTTCGGGGCGGCGATGGCCAGGATCCCGCCTTCCTTGGCCGCCTCGAGGCCGCCCATGCTCGACTGGCCGGCGTTGGTGAAGACGACGTCGACCCCGTCCCTGATCATCGCCTTGGTCAGTTCCTTGCCCTTGACCGAGTCGTTCCAGCTGCCGGTGAAGGTGCGGGTCGCCTTGGCCTTCGGGTTGTAGACCTGGGCGCCCTGCTCGAAGGCCTTGCCCATGGTCTTGGCGACGGTCGAGTCGCTCGAGGTGAGGATGCCGATCTTGTTGCTCTTGGTGAGCAGACCGGCCAGGGCCCCGGCGAGGTAGGCCGATTCCCAGTTGGTCCCGGTGACCGAGGCGAAGTTGGCCCCGGACTTGTAGCCGCCGCTGATGCCGAACATGACCTTGGGGAACTCGGGGGCCACTTCGGCCACGGGGTCGGTGAAGTTCAGGTCATGGCCGATGATGAAGTCGTACCCTTCCCGAGCGTAGTTCCGAAGGACGTCCTTGACTTCGGACTGGGAGACGTTCTCCTGGTAGCTGACATCGAGCTTCAGTTCATCCTTGAGCTTCATCAGAACCGTATAGCCGTCTTGGTTCCAGGCCAAGTCCTGGATGGATCCGGGGAAGACCGCCGCCACCTTAATCTTCTTCTCGGTCTCCTTTGGCTGGCTCTTCGCACAGCCCATGGTGAACACGGACGCCACCAACACCATCACCAACAGGATCGTCAGAGGCACGAGACGACGCCGCTTGCCCATTACGCTCTCCCCTCCTGGTTTTGGTCAGAGGACTGGAACCGCTACGGCCCTGTTCCAACGCTTAATGTTCAACGTTGGACGTCTTACACCTTCTCAAAGCCCAAACGATTATTTAATTACCTGATTGTGCT
The sequence above is a segment of the Bacillota bacterium genome. Coding sequences within it:
- a CDS encoding BMP family protein; amino-acid sequence: MGKRRRLVPLTILLVMVLVASVFTMGCAKSQPKETEKKIKVAAVFPGSIQDLAWNQDGYTVLMKLKDELKLDVSYQENVSQSEVKDVLRNYAREGYDFIIGHDLNFTDPVAEVAPEFPKVMFGISGGYKSGANFASVTGTNWESAYLAGALAGLLTKSNKIGILTSSDSTVAKTMGKAFEQGAQVYNPKAKATRTFTGSWNDSVKGKELTKAMIRDGVDVVFTNAGQSSMGGLEAAKEGGILAIAAPNDLWQVAPDTIVTSAISSSGAMLRNLVEMYVKKTFEGKVYVMGVKSGVEDLTPYHNFDSKLSKDIKDKVAKVRQDLIDGKVTKPTLDK
- a CDS encoding ABC transporter permease: MTKGSLNMLRAGLTGPDRSAPGLKGGIPLVLAALPILSTLGALLVGAVLIAIAGINPLLAYYSLVRGALGNLYGFGETLTRFIPLTFCALSFVFAFRTGIFNTGMEGQFYVGALGGILVGTMLHLPPVLHVIVSIGVAFLFGAIWASIAGVLMVTRGSSEIINTIMLTYIAALFVDNLIAGPLHDPSALVSQTQPIAAGLKLPVILPGTRLHVGFILAIAAAILVYLVLWRSSFGYKLRAVGLNPEAARFAGMNVKTLALASMFISGGMAGVGGAVELMGTLYRLTPGFSPGYGFDAIGVAVLGGEKPLGVVLAALLFAVIRVGAGSMQRDLGVPFPLVSVIQGLIILFIVGGTFASRVLQNAGARRVGHGH